A section of the Triticum dicoccoides isolate Atlit2015 ecotype Zavitan chromosome 7A, WEW_v2.0, whole genome shotgun sequence genome encodes:
- the LOC119334204 gene encoding acid phosphatase 1-like — protein MAMATKMFLLAAVALLVASSGAWETNIRMPTSVATTTAMDEAVAPLIHALRPMLGSGGQLGSRAGVACDSWRLGVEAHNVRDWKTVPASCESYVGHYMLGGHYRRDSKLVIDEAISYVDSLKLAGNGKEVWVFDVDETTLSNLPYYATHGFGATPYNWTSFHEYSRQASAPALPETKRLYNKLLSVGIKPVILTGRREVQRTATVTNLRRQGFSGWMTVMLKPAEFKGSAVTFKSGERQKLVDAGYVIVGNIGDQWSDILGTPEGARTFKLPDPMYYIG, from the exons ATGGCAATGGCTACGAAGATGTTTCTGCTCGCTGCCGTGGCTCTTCTTGTGGCCTCCAGTGGCGCATGGGAGACTAACATCCGCATGCCGACGTCAGTTGCCACAACCACCGCCATGGATGAGGCCGTGGCGCCGCTGATCCATGCGCTGCGGCCGATGCTGGGCTCGGGCGGGCAGCTGGGGAGCCGCGCCGGCGTGGCATGTGACAGCTGGCGGCTGGGTGTGGAGGCGCACAACGTGCGTGACTGGAAGACGGTCCCCGCCAGCTGCGAGAGCTACGTCGGGCACTACATGCTCGGCGGTCACTACCGCCGCGATTCAAAGCTCGTCATCGACGAGGCCATCTCCTACGTCGACAGCCTCAAGCTCGCCGGCAACGGCAAGGAGGTGTGGGTCTTCGACGTCGACGAGACCACGCTCTCCAACCTCCCCTACTACGCCACGCACGGCTTCGG GGCTACGCCGTACAACTGGACGAGCTTCCATGAGTACTCGCGGCAGGCGAGCGCACCTGCCCTGCCGGAGACGAAGCGGCTGTACAACAAGTTGCTCTCGGTCGGCATCAAGCCTGTGATCCTCACCGGCCGGAGAGAGGTCCAGAGGACCGCCACCGTCACAAACCTCCGCAGGCAGGGGTTCTCTGGGTGGATGACGGTGATGCTGAAGCCAGCGGAGTTCaagggctccgcggtgaccttcaAGTCCGGTGAGAGACAGAAGCTGGTGGACGCCGGGTATGTCATCGTCGGCAACATCGGTGACCAGTGGAGCGACATCCTCGGCACGCCAGAGGGCGCCCGCACCTTTAAGCTGCCCGACCCCATGTACTACATCGGCTAA